The following proteins come from a genomic window of Solwaraspora sp. WMMA2065:
- a CDS encoding AarF/ABC1/UbiB kinase family protein translates to MTEIPRWAVSRTAKLAALPIGFAGRTVLGLGKRVTGLASDVISTEIQERTAEQLFSVLGQLKGGAMKAGQALSVFEAALPEELAAPYRQALTKLQEAAPPLPAGSVHKVLAEQLGADWRERFVEFNDRPAAAASIGQVHRAVWRDGSAAGRPVAVKVQYPGAGDALLADFKQLSRLSTMFRAIQPGLDIKPLLNELLNRLAEELDYELEAESQRAFATAYAGDDQIMVPAVLAAAPRVLVTEWIDGIPLSKIVSSGTADQRDRAGLLMAVLHFSAPARAGLLHADPHPGNFRLLDDGRLGVVDFGAVARLPGGHPEPIGRLVRLTLDGDADAVVAGLRDEGFIKPDDPIDAPAVLDFLLPMLAPLAAEEFQFTRQWLRDEAARLANPKSPAYQLSRHLNLPPAYLLIHRVTLGSIGVLSQLEARARYRDVVRRWLPGFAPTG, encoded by the coding sequence GTGACCGAAATCCCTCGCTGGGCCGTGTCCAGGACCGCCAAACTCGCCGCGCTGCCGATCGGCTTCGCCGGCCGCACCGTCCTGGGGCTGGGCAAGCGGGTCACCGGGCTCGCCTCCGACGTGATCTCCACCGAGATCCAGGAACGCACCGCCGAGCAGCTGTTCAGCGTGCTCGGACAGCTCAAGGGTGGTGCGATGAAGGCGGGACAGGCGCTGTCGGTGTTCGAGGCGGCGCTGCCGGAGGAGCTCGCCGCTCCGTACCGCCAAGCCTTGACCAAGCTGCAGGAGGCCGCCCCGCCGTTGCCCGCCGGGTCGGTGCACAAGGTGCTGGCCGAGCAGCTCGGCGCCGACTGGCGGGAACGGTTCGTCGAATTCAACGACCGGCCGGCCGCCGCGGCCAGCATCGGCCAGGTGCACCGGGCGGTGTGGCGCGACGGCTCCGCAGCTGGCCGGCCGGTGGCGGTCAAGGTGCAGTATCCGGGGGCCGGCGACGCCCTGCTCGCTGACTTCAAGCAGTTGTCCCGGCTGAGCACCATGTTCCGGGCGATCCAGCCTGGGCTGGACATCAAGCCGCTGCTCAACGAGCTGCTGAACCGGCTGGCCGAGGAGCTGGACTACGAGCTGGAGGCCGAGTCGCAGCGGGCGTTCGCCACCGCGTACGCCGGCGACGACCAGATCATGGTGCCGGCGGTGCTCGCCGCCGCGCCCCGGGTGCTGGTCACCGAGTGGATCGACGGCATCCCGCTTTCGAAGATCGTTTCTTCCGGTACGGCGGACCAACGCGACCGGGCCGGGCTGCTGATGGCGGTGCTGCATTTCTCCGCGCCGGCCCGCGCCGGGCTGCTGCACGCCGACCCGCATCCGGGCAACTTCCGGCTGCTCGACGACGGCCGGCTCGGCGTGGTCGACTTCGGTGCCGTGGCCCGACTGCCCGGCGGGCATCCCGAGCCGATCGGCCGGCTGGTCCGGCTGACGCTCGACGGGGACGCCGACGCGGTGGTGGCCGGGCTGCGCGACGAGGGCTTCATCAAACCGGACGACCCGATCGACGCCCCAGCGGTGCTCGACTTCCTGCTGCCGATGCTGGCGCCGCTGGCGGCCGAGGAGTTCCAGTTCACCCGGCAGTGGCTGCGCGACGAGGCGGCCCGGCTGGCCAACCCGAAGTCGCCGGCTTACCAGCTGAGCCGACACCTCAACCTGCCGCCGGCCTACCTGTTGATCCACCGGGTGACGCTCGGCTCGATCGGGGTGCTCAGCCAACTGGAGGCCCGGGCCCGGTACCGGGACGTGGTGCGGCGCTGGCTGCCGGGTTTCGCCCCGACCGGCTGA
- a CDS encoding WhiB family transcriptional regulator, with translation MSLAFATLDRSDYQPGCRPAATGQPDVVAELPCRKFDPDLWFSDSPTELELAKSLCVDCPLRVECLAGAIERAEPWGVWGGEIFERGAVVPRKRPRGRPRKEDLARDAALRGEVEARMAANGVVGARGTVRLAA, from the coding sequence ATGAGTCTGGCGTTTGCCACTCTCGACCGCAGCGACTACCAGCCGGGGTGCCGGCCGGCCGCAACGGGCCAGCCGGACGTCGTGGCGGAGCTGCCGTGCCGGAAGTTCGACCCTGACCTGTGGTTCTCCGACTCCCCGACGGAGCTGGAGCTGGCCAAGTCGCTCTGCGTGGACTGCCCGCTGCGGGTGGAGTGCCTCGCCGGGGCGATCGAGCGGGCCGAGCCGTGGGGCGTCTGGGGCGGCGAGATCTTCGAGCGGGGGGCGGTCGTGCCGCGTAAGCGGCCCCGCGGCCGGCCACGCAAGGAGGACCTGGCCCGTGACGCCGCCCTGCGGGGCGAAGTCGAGGCACGCATGGCGGCCAACGGCGTCGTCGGTGCCCGCGGCACCGTCCGGCTGGCGGCCTGA